The region TCATGTGATGATCGCAGAAGGAATGGGTCGAAAATGTGATGTTTCCTCATTCTATCGTTACCTGAAACAGGTGTGATAAACTGATAATAATCTCCTGAGCCGCAAACAGCCATGTTTTTAATAGTGATTTCTCCGAGCAATCCTGCTTTACGCGGATTTTTTAATCCAATGGACCATGTTCTGTTTCCATAACCGAAAAAGTCTCCTCCGGCTTCAACCAAACCGTTAACTATACCTGATTTTTTTAGCTCTGCGGCAGCAGCATCAATAATAGTTCCTTTGGCCATTCCGCCAAGGTCGAGGGCCATTCCCTTGCGGGGTAGTTTTACGGTCCCTTTATTCAGGTCAATTTCTACGAGTCTATAATTGATAAGCGGTTTACGCTTTTGAAATCTTTCAGGATTCAATGCATAATAAAAATCAGTTGTAGTGACGGCTCCAATGGTGATGTCGAATGTTCCGTTTGAATTTTCGCTGAATTTTAAACCTCGATCAATCAGCTTAAGAGCGTTCGCTGAAATAGGAACACTTTTGATCCCTGCAGCTTGGTTAATCCTTCCGATTGATCCTAGTTTGTTGCGGTGATCAAAATCTTTTTGAAGTGTACGCATTTTTGCTATTGCATCACGGACGGCTTGTTGAGCTTTTTTTTCTGAAGAAGTTTGAAGGGTAAAGTTCACAATGGTTCCCATTGCGACATCGGTATAGCGAAAGGATGCGTTTTCTGAATTATGTGTTTTCAGTAACCCTTTAGGGAGAAGAAAGATTATGAGCAGAAAAGCAATGGCAGGAAGTATAAGGATTTTTTTCCGTTTAAATCTGGAGTAAAGAGCCTTATACATAAGTGGCAGGCAAAGTATTGCTCCTGCAAGTGCGATCAGTTGAAATGAAATAGCAAGTGTTCCAGAAAACTTGATGACTGTCCCCGCAAGCAGAGGACCAACTATAAACCCTAAATTAGTGATTAAATTGGCAAGGCCGATTGACTTTCCCTGCTTATTACTAGCTTCAGCACATATCGCCATTGAGCCGGGAATAGACAGCGCGGAACCGGCTCCTATAGTTATGCCAGCCCAGACAAATCCAGTAATGCTTGTGCAATTTGTCAAGAAATATAGCCCGCCTGCACTTATGAGGAAC is a window of Desulfovibrio sp. UCD-KL4C DNA encoding:
- a CDS encoding MFS transporter yields the protein MHIHNSKRSQKLKQSQIPLLIVAIFIASIGIGIFTFTLPLLSLDEMAGGLWLGTAFSGYFIAKLLIAPLSGTISDRNGAKKLLLTATCSAALLPLIYLIYPSLESLYAIQFVLGLCSGTIKTVGMAAIGVQSTGSRLTKRFSILAAGINTAFFLGPLLGGYLYIDKDFIPVLTALSVCMLASFLLLSFYELPHNSQHKTVPPSDLIENRQTFAFTLLAVFGRTIGIGGLIAFYPVLLKSSLQLPSVTTGILFSIPNLATILLLPFVGRFFSQTKREFIICLGFLISAGGLYFLTNCTSITGFVWAGITIGAGSALSIPGSMAICAEASNKQGKSIGLANLITNLGFIVGPLLAGTVIKFSGTLAISFQLIALAGAILCLPLMYKALYSRFKRKKILILPAIAFLLIIFLLPKGLLKTHNSENASFRYTDVAMGTIVNFTLQTSSEKKAQQAVRDAIAKMRTLQKDFDHRNKLGSIGRINQAAGIKSVPISANALKLIDRGLKFSENSNGTFDITIGAVTTTDFYYALNPERFQKRKPLINYRLVEIDLNKGTVKLPRKGMALDLGGMAKGTIIDAAAAELKKSGIVNGLVEAGGDFFGYGNRTWSIGLKNPRKAGLLGEITIKNMAVCGSGDYYQFITPVSGNDRMRKHHIFDPFLLRSSHESIATTAIAPNAETADALATTVFIMGPIVGTKFLKQFYPNCSAMWVLPDKSIHTTDNFPKMTTVPKTVQTEVKQ